One genomic window of Pseudoxanthomonas sp. includes the following:
- a CDS encoding nucleobase:cation symporter-2 family protein, with the protein MSPAHVSTSPIDVRPAAASWWLLAVQHVLVMYAGAVAVPLIVAGALHLSRADTAFLVSADLFCCGLATLIQSLGIGGFGIRLPVVMAATFACVGPMIAIGGNPALGLPYVFGANIVAGVLGILAAPLIGRLLRLFPAVVTGTVITAIGLTLIGVAVNWAAGGIGAKDYGSPANLAMAAAVLIGVLAVLRHGRGFIANIGVLLGLAAGTLLAALLGRMDLSGLADAAWLAPVTPFHFGLPKFEPWSIVTMCVVLFIVFVESTGMFLALGDIVERPVDRPILVRGLRVDGLATLFGGVFNAFPDTSYSQNIGLVAITGVRSRWVCVLAGALLIALGLTPKLAVLVAAIPPAVLGGAGLVMFGMVTANGIRVLGHVDFTTRRHNLLIVAVGIGLAMTPVVAPTIFDQLPSALAPLLHSGILLATLGCVGLNLWFNGLGARASVHAEPLVPESESGHS; encoded by the coding sequence GTGTCGCCAGCTCACGTATCCACATCACCGATCGATGTCAGGCCAGCCGCAGCGTCCTGGTGGCTGCTGGCCGTGCAGCACGTCCTGGTGATGTATGCAGGCGCGGTGGCAGTGCCGCTGATCGTGGCCGGCGCACTACACCTGTCGCGTGCCGATACCGCCTTCCTGGTCAGCGCGGACCTGTTCTGCTGCGGGCTGGCCACGCTGATCCAGTCGCTGGGAATCGGCGGCTTCGGCATCCGTCTGCCGGTGGTGATGGCGGCCACGTTCGCCTGCGTCGGGCCGATGATCGCCATCGGCGGCAATCCGGCGCTTGGCCTGCCCTATGTGTTCGGCGCGAACATCGTGGCCGGCGTCCTCGGCATCCTGGCCGCGCCGCTGATCGGGCGACTGCTCAGGCTGTTTCCTGCCGTGGTGACCGGCACGGTCATCACCGCGATCGGCCTGACCCTGATCGGCGTGGCGGTGAACTGGGCCGCCGGCGGGATCGGCGCGAAGGACTACGGATCGCCAGCGAACCTGGCCATGGCTGCCGCGGTACTGATTGGCGTGCTGGCAGTGCTGCGCCATGGGCGCGGCTTCATCGCCAACATCGGCGTGCTGCTGGGACTGGCCGCCGGCACGCTGCTGGCGGCGCTGCTGGGCCGCATGGATCTCAGCGGACTTGCAGATGCCGCATGGCTGGCGCCGGTCACGCCATTCCATTTCGGCCTGCCGAAATTCGAGCCCTGGTCGATCGTCACGATGTGCGTGGTGCTGTTCATCGTGTTCGTCGAGTCCACTGGCATGTTCCTGGCATTGGGCGACATCGTCGAACGCCCGGTCGACCGGCCAATCCTGGTCCGCGGCCTGCGCGTGGATGGCTTGGCCACGCTGTTCGGCGGTGTGTTCAACGCGTTCCCGGACACGTCGTATTCGCAGAACATCGGCCTGGTGGCGATCACCGGTGTGCGCAGCCGCTGGGTGTGCGTGCTAGCCGGCGCCCTGCTCATCGCGCTGGGCCTGACTCCGAAACTGGCCGTGCTGGTCGCGGCGATCCCGCCGGCGGTGCTCGGCGGCGCCGGGCTGGTGATGTTCGGCATGGTCACCGCCAATGGCATCCGCGTGCTGGGCCACGTGGATTTCACCACGCGCCGCCACAACCTGCTGATCGTGGCGGTCGGCATCGGCCTTGCGATGACACCTGTAGTCGCGCCGACCATCTTCGACCAGTTGCCATCCGCGCTTGCGCCGCTGCTGCACAGCGGCATCCTGCTGGCCACGCTGGGCTGTGTCGGCCTGAACCTGTGGTTCAACGGACTAGGCGCGCGCGCGTCGGTGCATGCCGAACCCTTGGTACCGGAGTCGGAGTCCGGGCATTCCTGA